The Methanofollis sp. genome includes the window TCGCAATGTTGTGGACGAGGGTCCAGGTCGCCCCCTCCTCAGCGGTGTCGGTGTCGTCGACTCCGATGATCACCCGCTCGCGCCTCGGCAGCCATATCGTCGACCCGGCCAGTTTGCCGCCGCCCGACTCGTCGCACGACGCCCGGATCACCCCGCCGCCGCGGGCCCGGCAGGCCGAGGCCCCGACGCCGCCGCCGCCCATGCCGAGATAGGTGACCGCGATCTCGTCGCCCTCTACCGCGGCGCCCGCGATTCCCGCGGGGAAGCGGGAACCCTCCAGGGGCAGGTGGACACACCCGGCCCTGAGGACGTACCGTGTCGTCGCCCCCACCGTCCGGGCCGAGACGACGAGGGGGCTCTGTGCATAGTGGCGGCGGACCCAGTGGGCCCCGCCGGGGCAGTCGAAGAACTCCACCAGTTCGATCCGGCTCCCGTCACCATCGGCGACCGCCGCGATCAGGGGATACGCCACCACATAGGGGTCTTTTAGCCCCTCAGACACGGCCGCCCGGTTGTTCCCCATAGAGACCAGCCGCCTCCACGCCGCGGTTGCCCCAGAGCACCGCACCGAACGCACCTATCCGCCCCTTGCTCGCCGCGGAATCGATGAAGGTGACGCCGATACGCTCTGCCTCGGCCTCCACCTCCTCGCGGGAGATGAGGTCGGTCTTGATCTTCCTCTCGTACTCTGACGCGGGGAGGTTGAGGCCGCGGTAGCAGGCGATCCCTGTGTCGCCGGAGACTGCGTGCTCCTCGATGTACTCCTTCACGAAGGCGAGGAGGGGCCCCACTGACCCGGGCCTCACGGCGAAGTTCAGCACCGAACCGACGCAGTTCGTCGTCTTTTCAGGGGCCTTCGGGTTGAGTTGCACGAGTCGCATATTAAGGTACTCAGCCCCCTGCACCCTGCACGCCTCGGCACATTTCAGGGCGAGCACCCAGGTGGCACCCTCCTGCTTCGTGTCGGTGTCGTCGATCCCGATGGTCAGTTTCTCGTACTTCGGCGTGACAATCCGTACCCGGCAGACCCGTGCCCCGCCTATGTGGAGGTCCTCGTCTGTCGGGTACTCGGCCCGGATCACGCCGGGCGCCTGCGGGAGGCAGGCGGCGACGCCGACACCGGCACCGGCGATCCCGGCCCAGGAGCTGACGACTTCGTCGCCCTGTGCCTCGACGCCCTCCAGGGCCTGGCCGCCGATCTCCTGGCCTGCCGCCCCGAAGTTCGCCTCGTACTTTCCGAGGCGGGCAAGCATCGTCATCGAGGAGCCCTGCACCTCCGCGGAGGAGAGGGCGCCGCAGGCACGCCGCCTGTTCATCATGTCCCACTCGATCGTGCCGCGGTGGCGGCAGGTCTCCAGGATCTCGGCCATGCCGGCCTGCTCGTCCACCATGACAATGAACTTCTCTGCAAAGAGCGGCCCGAAGCGCCCTTTCACTTCTGCGGGAGTCAGCGTGATCATGATATGCACCGAAAATTTCGTTGACGAAATATTCGGCATCATTGAAGATAAAAGGATCGCCCTTCGGGGAGCA containing:
- a CDS encoding tRNA(Ile2) 2-agmatinylcytidine synthetase yields the protein MITLTPAEVKGRFGPLFAEKFIVMVDEQAGMAEILETCRHRGTIEWDMMNRRRACGALSSAEVQGSSMTMLARLGKYEANFGAAGQEIGGQALEGVEAQGDEVVSSWAGIAGAGVGVAACLPQAPGVIRAEYPTDEDLHIGGARVCRVRIVTPKYEKLTIGIDDTDTKQEGATWVLALKCAEACRVQGAEYLNMRLVQLNPKAPEKTTNCVGSVLNFAVRPGSVGPLLAFVKEYIEEHAVSGDTGIACYRGLNLPASEYERKIKTDLISREEVEAEAERIGVTFIDSAASKGRIGAFGAVLWGNRGVEAAGLYGEQPGGRV
- the mmp11 gene encoding methanogenesis marker protein 11, which codes for MGNNRAAVSEGLKDPYVVAYPLIAAVADGDGSRIELVEFFDCPGGAHWVRRHYAQSPLVVSARTVGATTRYVLRAGCVHLPLEGSRFPAGIAGAAVEGDEIAVTYLGMGGGGVGASACRARGGGVIRASCDESGGGKLAGSTIWLPRRERVIIGVDDTDTAEEGATWTLVHNIAKAVADESSVYLSHTIVQLYPVPERTKNCVACAVEFASSDPHGLIERFAALLSRHTLSDETGMAVYVGFDPSPLRAYGEAVKRGKVSWADLEAVLGEVRVVMDGHGLIGAVAAIPFYTDYEEATSLWTG